tctaactggtgtaaggtggtatctcaatgtggttttgatttgaatttccctgatggctagtgatgatgaacattttttcatgtgtctgatagccatttgtcttcattggagaagtgtctgttcatatcttctgcccattttttgatatgattatctgttttgtgtgtgttaagtttgattagttctttttttttttttaacaacaacaacaaaaagcaacttTAATGGATTCCTCAGAGAGTTCCTTTCTGAATTGTAAATCATTGttcttatgttttctctttggCTGTTTTAGGAGATACACAAATGAAATACAGGATGCAAATGAATCAAAGACTAACAAGACATAGGATAATATTAAAATAGTCCCACTTTGCCTATATGGGACAAAGCAGTCTACTCCATGAGGGGGATAAAAGCAAATATCAATGAAGGATTTTTACCCTTGTGAAAGTGCAAGCTTCCTTTGCTTGGAAAGAGCCATGGGGGGGGGGCGCCATCTTGTGATGAGGACTGTAGGGATGCTGATGGGGATCTGAAATGGGAGCCATATATGAACCCCCacctggaaggaaggaatgaactTGGCGAGCTCAGGAGAAGCACCCACTGACAGTGTCTCTCTTGGCTGCGGGGTCTTGTGGATCAGTACACCAGTCAGTCAACCCGCATATCAGTGTTTTCTGCCCTTTAGAAACCATTATAGTATTGACCATTGCTGAGTGTGGTCTGTGTATTTATAGACTATCTTGCTTCAGATTGAAAGATACAGTTTGGGGGTCTGCTGTGTTGAGATCCCTCTAATTTTCTATTTGAATGTTTCCAAGCTTTGTAATTACCCCATCATGTACTTAGTCATAATGAGTCAAGTTTAAACTGAATATGCTCTAGCACccccttttatatatattttctttctttttttttaaagattttatttatttatctgacagaaagagatcacaagtaggcagagaggcaggcacagagagagggggaagcaggctccctgttgagcagagagcccgatatgggactagatcccaggaccctgagatcatgacctgagccaaaggcagaagcttaacccactgagccacccaggtgcccccaaatattttcACCCCATACATCAAGTTTGGGGTCAAAAAGTACAAGGAGtatggaaaaatacaataatacacTGAAGggcagaacattaaaaaaaattacctcactcttcaaattttttaaggtttagaAAATCTGTtagtatttttaagcattttaagaattattataaaCCTTCTTTTAGAGTATCTTCTGAGGGcatctagctggctcagttggtagagcatgtaactcttgatctcagggttgtgagtttgagccccatgttgggtgtacagattgcTCAGAATGTCTGTCTTTACTGGGTTGAGATCGTGTTCCTATTGTGAGCACACAGTAGAGATCAATGAACGCTTGTTTTCAGAATGAGTTACTATAAAGAGATACTTGTTTCTCTTTTACCATAATAGGTAATATCTGTAAATAGTGTTATCTTTACCTATGATATTTATATAACAAAACTAAGTTCAGTATAAGAACTGATTTAAAGTAATACTATAAAGAACGGGAAGTTAAAGGTGGGaaattaaaggattaaaaaaaaaaaaagtctaagatcTGCCTGTGAATTTCTCAATATAACATGCTTGGCCAGGAAAACGGAAATGAATACTGGTGAATGAACTTCAAATGAAGGGCAAGTATCAATATAAAGCcatgtaaatttaaattaatgtaaagaaaacacaattatttATAAAACCACCATATACAGTAAGAGACAGGATGCTTTCTTTCAACTTGCATTCTCCATACTGTCCGTGCAAAATTGCTCGTGGAGTCCTCCAAGGGGTGTCTGGGGCCAATTGTGGAGAAAACATCTGGTACATCTCGAAGCCATGTGGCCTGCCCACCTCTTTAACTGGATGGAGTCTGGCCAGGTCCCGGATGTGCTTCTGAGCCAGCGGTCTGGAGGTGTGAGACCTGCAGCACaggcagcagcagctggagggCGTCCTGGATGTACATGGTGCTGTTGCAGCCCTCTAACAAGACGCTATTGATCATGGGGTTAAGGACCTCGGCCTTCTTGTCGCTCCCAACAGTggttaaaaaattcataaacttCTTTGATAAGGAGGCCACTTCTTTACACATCGCAGTAGTTAATTTTATCAGAACTCTTGCTTGGTCCTGAGCTGGTTTTTCCTCTTCTTGCCCATGAAGAATTAATTCTGCTACTTTATGAAGCTGCTCGATACAGCGTGCTGTTACTTCTGCTAGACTTTCGATGGACAGCACTTCCTCAACTGTCTtagttctcctttcttcctttttgtcttcttcaggattttctggtttctcttccGTCTCTTCCTCTCCAGTGTTCTCCTCCGACTGTTCCGCCATATTTATGGACACCGTAGCCTCATCTTCTTCTACCCAGTCATGAGCTTTCTTCATGGCCTTATTGAGCTTGTCAGGCGTGGCCGCGACGTGTAATTCAAAGAGAAGTTCTGTAAGCGTGCTAGCAaactcttctcccttttcctctgagGCTTGTTCTTCTTGACTCTCTTCATTCTCTAATTCTTTGGCTGCAAAGATGTCTTTAATAGAAATCAGGTCGTTTTTTAAGAGTTCCAGCTTCTCTCCATCGAGGGATGCTAAAAATGACTGAACCTTGCTTTCACTTTCGTTGGATAGAATTTCCAGAGCTTCCAGGTGTGACAAACCTTGATACTCATCAAACAGCATCCCATAGTGGGCAGTCCTCTCGGCTGTCAGTTGCTGGGccaatctctccttctctttctccttggcttCCCTTAACATCTGCGATAAGGAAACGGTTCTCTCCATGAGCGTCTTGGTCCGCTTAAAGCCTGGGTCACTCTCCGCGAGGACATTCATGGTTTTCTTACCGATGAATTCCAAAGCATCAAGACCGCCCGTTAAGACACTTTTACCTGTGTTTTGAACTACATGGGTGATGGCTGACAGCATGCCCCGAGACCTGGATGCAGGAGAAGTGGGTGGGCTTTCGGCAGGGCTCTGATCTGTGGCCACACTCTGAGGGACTCCATTTTCAGCACCAGCTTGGGCCCCTTCCGGAGAGCTGGAATTTACACTATGAATCTGCAGGGTGGCCCCTGCCTTTTCCTTGACTGCTGTCAATCCATGACCTACTGTAGCAGATGCTGATGAGAGCAGAGATttgccccaggagccccagtctgCCCATCCTCCTCCACGGGAAGGTGAATCCACAGCCGGATTAATCTGTTCTTTCAGAGGTATGTCTGATCCAAGCTCTGCCTCGAGGCTGACAGGGTCAGTGCATTCAACAAGCGTGTCATCAGTCACTTCTCCATTGAGGGGGGGCTCCATGACACTGCTGTGTTGAGGCCACTCAGGGTGCCCAGAGTCAGTGGTCTCTGCACCCTCGACAGTGGCATTTTCATGCCCATCGCCTCTGGAATCAGCTGCTGTCGGCTCGTTTGAAATCACAGCTGAATCACAGGGCGCTTCTGTGTCTTTGGGTGAAAATTCACTCTCTTCAGGCATCTTGGCAATTTCTGCTTTGTCTCCAGTGGCTAAGGTGTCATTGGTGTCGTCAGACATTTTCAtaccaacaccttgactttagctTGGTGAAGCTGGTTTTGGATGGCTGACCTCCAGAACGCTCCAGCGGCCGAGTGCGCGCGGGAGCACCCGCCGGTGCGCCCCGCCACGTGGGCAGGGCCGGCGGGGACGCGgattagttctttatagatcctggatatcaaccttttgtctgtactgtcatttgcaaatatcttcttccattccgtgggttgcctctttgttttgttggctgtttcctttgctgtgcagaagcttttgatcttgatgaagtcccaaaagttcattttggcttttgtttcctttgcctttggagacatatcttgaaagacgttgctgtggctgatatcaaagaggttactgcctatgttctcctctaggattctgatggattcctgtctcacattgaggtcttttatccatttcgagtttatctttgtgtacagtgtaagagaatggtcgagtttcattcttctacatatagctgtccagttttcccagcaccatttattgaagagactctcttttttccactgtatattttttcctgctttgttgaagattatttgaccatagagttgagggtccatatctgggctctcgactctgttccactggtctatgtgtctctcTTTATGcgagtaccatgctgtcttgatgatcacagccttatagtaaagcttaaaatcaggtaacgtgatgccaccagttttatctttgtttttcaacatttccttagcaattcaggggctcttctgattctatacaaattttaggattatttgctccagctctttgaaaagtaccggtggaattttgatcgtaatagcattaaaagtatagattgctctaggcagtatagacactttaacaatgtttatttttctgatccaagcgcatggaatggtcttccatctttttgtgtcttcaatttctttcatgagtgttctgtagttcctcgagtacagaccctttacctctctggttaggtttattcccaggtgtcttatggttcttggtgctatagtaaatggaatcgattctctaatttccctttctgtgttttcattgttagtgtataagaaagccactgatttctgtacattgactttgtatcctgccacgttactgaattgctgtgtgagttctagtagtttgggggtggagtcttttgggttttccatataaagtatcatggcatctgcgaagagagagagtttgacttcttcattgccagtttggataccttttctctttgttgtctgattgctgttgctaggacttctaatattatgttgaacaagagtggtgagagtgggcatccttgtcgtgttcctgatctcaatgggaaggctgtgagctttttcccattgaggatgatatttgctgtgggtctttcatagatagattttatgaaggtcaggaattttccctctatcattatactttgaagcgttttaatcaggaacggatgctggattttgtcaaatgctttttctgcatcaattgagaggaccatgtggttcttttctcttattcatttgttctatcacattgattgatttgcgaatgttgaaccatccttgtaacccagggatgaatcccacctggtcatggtggataatctttttaatgtgctgttggatcctgtttgctaagatcttgttgagactcttagcatccatatttatcagtgatattggtctgaaattctcctttttggtgtggtctttgcctggtttggggaccagggtaatgctgacttcataaaaagagtctggaagttttccttctgcttcaattttttgaaacagtttcaggagaataggtgttatttcttctttgaaagtttggtagaattccccagggaatccgtcaggtcccgggctcttgttttttgggaggttttttatcactgcttcaatctcgttactagatatcggtctattcaggttttcgatttcttcctggttcaattttgggagtttatagttttccaggaatgcatccatttcatctaggttgcttaacttattggcatataactgttgataataacttctgatgattgtttctacttccttggtgttagttgtgatctctcccttttcattcataattttattaatttgagctttctctcttttcttttggattaatgtggccaatggtttattgatcttattctttcaaaaaaccagcttctagtttcattgatatgttctactgtatctctagtttctacctcattgatctctgctctaatcttgattattttccttcttatgtgtggatttggtttaatttgttgattctccagttctttaaggtgtagagacagctggtgtattctgga
The window above is part of the Lutra lutra chromosome 9, mLutLut1.2, whole genome shotgun sequence genome. Proteins encoded here:
- the LOC125109631 gene encoding protein NOXP20-like, producing the protein MKMSDDTNDTLATGDKAEIAKMPEESEFSPKDTEAPCDSAVISNEPTAADSRGDGHENATVEGAETTDSGHPEWPQHSSVMEPPLNGEVTDDTLVECTDPVSLEAELGSDIPLKEQINPAVDSPSRGGGWADWGSWGKSLLSSASATVGHGLTAVKEKAGATLQIHSVNSSSPEGAQAGAENGVPQSVATDQSPAESPPTSPASRSRGMLSAITHVVQNTGKSVLTGGLDALEFIGKKTMNVLAESDPGFKRTKTLMERTVSLSQMLREAKEKEKERLAQQLTAERTAHYGMLFDEYQGLSHLEALEILSNESESKVQSFLASLDGEKLELLKNDLISIKDIFAAKELENEESQEEQASEEKGEEFASTLTELLFELHVAATPDKLNKAMKKAHDWVEEDEATVSINMAEQSEENTGEEETEEKPENPEEDKKEERRTKTVEEVLSIESLAEVTARCIEQLHKVAELILHGQEEEKPAQDQARVLIKLTTAMCKEVASLSKKFMNFLTTVGSDKKAEVLNPMINSVLLEGCNSTMYIQDALQLLLPVLQVSHLQTAGSEAHPGPGQTPSS